From the genome of Vicia villosa cultivar HV-30 ecotype Madison, WI linkage group LG2, Vvil1.0, whole genome shotgun sequence, one region includes:
- the LOC131650748 gene encoding uncharacterized protein LOC131650748 codes for MEEISQPEKPISQGTSTPDVKTIPETTSTPAPTKPTPSELEQLKQTDPLGFLRAIMNVNTSSLSEPDVSPAVTADSSDKEDTPNLLRQIKERFFGVNLVDVLNRDPVKSYNLNQLLKKVDLLQVSPEVSEMIVLLGSLLEQLQADILRKQNVEKELSEIVASHDSSWNSAVEATKQGEALKLKHSANQKAIDEYEKKISSWKQEIKMLEGKIKEAESSQAALQESNQQDLLEVVQSGIKHFETAQKLVPEIEKLKKQRALIELRMSSWETQYLKIKRDLPEDFS; via the coding sequence atggaggagatttctcaaccagaaaaaccaatttctcaaggaacttcgactcccgatgtaaaaactattcctgagacaacttcgacgcctgctcctacgaagcctactccttcggagcttgaacaacttaaacaaactgatcctcttgggttcctaagggctatcatgaatgtgaatacttcttcactttcggagcctgatgtctctccagctgtaactgcagattctagtgacaaggaagatactcctaatcttcttcgacagataaaagagagattctttggggtcaatcttgtagatgttctcaaccgggaccctgttaaaagctacaacttaaatcaacttttaaagaaagtagatttgcttcaagtttccccagaagtctcagagatgattgttctgctaggctctctccttgaacaactccaagctgacattcttcgaaagcaaaacgtCGAGAAAGAATTATCTGAGAtagtggcctctcatgactcttcatggaattctgctgtggaagccacaaaacaaggtgaagccctcaagcttaaacattcggcgaatcaaaaagccattgatgaatatgagaagaaaatcagctcctggaaacaagaaataaaaatgctcgagggcaagataaaggaagctgaaagtagccaagcagccctccaagaatctaaccaacaagatttgctcgaagtggtgcagtcaggaatcaaacatttcgagactgcacagaagttagtgccagagatcgaaaagttgaagaaacaaagggcactaattgaacttcgaatgtcctcatgggaaactcaatatctgaagatcaaaagggatctccctgaggactttagctag